In a genomic window of Sphingomonas koreensis:
- a CDS encoding TonB-dependent receptor, with product MRYIYLLGAATLALTPSAFAQTASAPSPAKSAQTADEEIVITAPFRQAEDDLLQGTSVVTGEALQRDLRPTIGETLARQPGVSATSFGPSASRPILRGFQGERIRVLTDGIGAIDVSNTSVDHAVVIDPLLAERVEVLRGPSALLFGSSAIGGVVNVIDTRIPRSVPEKGYRVNAIGTYGSAANERSIGGAADVALGGKLVLHADGSYTKTDDLEIPGHVLSGPARAQALATAAQPQPAPDPDAEEPIDFAANAALRGRLPNSASETWTAGVGASIITDTGSLGVSYSHYDSLYGVPVRYATELGQEQEAPRLDIAQDRFDLRGEVETGGGFLERIRARAGYASYRHFELEDTGEIATRFYNKGLEGRLELVQAEHDGWRGVSGVQYFNRRFDVQGEEAFLPKNRTGQFGVFTLQQIDLGQFRAEGGPRYERTQLTADTLADDLRFFSGKRSFDAVSGSVGASLGVAPGVRIGLNLSRTERAPSGEELFANGAHAGTQAYELGNPDFQLEKSWGIEATVHANGDGFHFDASAYYNWFSNYIFESQVAQSVCQAAADPSGREVEFPCFQFQQADARYYGLEADASVRLARIGGYAVNLDLLGDYVHANVVDRGPVPRIPPLRLLGGLELQSDRLTARAEVEHVFEQDRIAAFETPTSDYTLVNASIAFRPWGKDSKTSILLSANNIFDVEARRHTSFLKDFAPLAGRDFRASLRIGF from the coding sequence ATGCGTTACATCTACCTGCTCGGCGCAGCGACGCTTGCGCTCACCCCGTCCGCCTTCGCGCAGACCGCGAGCGCGCCCTCCCCCGCCAAATCTGCACAAACCGCCGACGAGGAAATCGTCATCACCGCCCCTTTCCGGCAAGCGGAGGACGATCTGCTGCAAGGCACTTCGGTGGTGACCGGCGAAGCGCTGCAGCGCGACCTGCGCCCGACGATCGGCGAGACGCTGGCACGCCAGCCGGGCGTGTCCGCGACCTCCTTCGGCCCGAGCGCGTCACGTCCGATCCTGCGCGGCTTTCAGGGAGAGCGCATCCGCGTGCTGACCGACGGCATCGGCGCGATCGACGTGTCGAACACATCGGTCGATCACGCCGTCGTCATCGATCCGCTGCTGGCCGAACGCGTCGAGGTGCTGCGCGGTCCCTCGGCGTTGCTGTTCGGCTCGTCGGCGATCGGCGGCGTCGTCAACGTGATCGACACCCGCATTCCGCGCAGCGTGCCCGAGAAGGGCTACCGGGTGAACGCGATCGGCACCTATGGCTCCGCCGCGAACGAGCGCTCGATCGGCGGTGCGGCCGATGTCGCGCTCGGCGGCAAGCTCGTGCTGCATGCCGATGGATCCTACACCAAGACCGACGACCTCGAGATTCCCGGCCATGTCCTGTCCGGTCCCGCCCGCGCACAGGCGCTGGCAACCGCCGCGCAGCCTCAGCCCGCGCCGGATCCCGACGCGGAGGAGCCGATCGACTTCGCCGCCAACGCGGCGCTGCGCGGCCGGCTGCCCAATTCGGCGAGCGAGACCTGGACCGCCGGCGTCGGCGCGTCGATCATCACCGACACCGGCAGCCTCGGCGTGTCGTACAGCCACTATGACAGCCTCTATGGAGTTCCCGTGCGCTATGCGACGGAACTGGGCCAGGAGCAGGAAGCCCCCCGGCTCGATATCGCGCAGGACCGCTTCGACCTGCGCGGCGAAGTGGAAACCGGCGGCGGCTTCCTCGAGCGCATTCGCGCACGCGCGGGCTATGCCAGCTATCGCCACTTCGAACTCGAGGACACCGGAGAGATCGCGACGCGCTTCTACAACAAGGGGCTGGAGGGCCGGCTCGAGCTGGTGCAGGCCGAGCATGACGGCTGGCGTGGCGTGTCGGGCGTGCAGTATTTCAATCGCCGCTTCGACGTGCAAGGCGAGGAAGCGTTCCTGCCGAAGAACCGGACGGGGCAGTTCGGCGTCTTCACGCTCCAGCAGATCGACCTCGGCCAGTTCCGTGCCGAAGGCGGACCGCGCTACGAACGCACCCAGCTGACCGCCGATACCCTGGCCGACGATCTACGCTTCTTCTCGGGTAAGCGCAGTTTCGACGCGGTGTCGGGCTCGGTCGGCGCTTCGCTCGGCGTTGCGCCGGGGGTTCGCATCGGCCTCAACCTCTCGCGTACCGAGCGGGCGCCCTCTGGCGAGGAGCTCTTCGCCAATGGCGCGCACGCCGGAACGCAGGCCTATGAACTCGGCAACCCCGATTTCCAGCTCGAAAAGTCGTGGGGCATCGAAGCCACGGTCCACGCCAATGGCGACGGCTTCCACTTCGACGCCTCGGCCTATTACAATTGGTTCTCCAACTATATCTTCGAGAGCCAGGTCGCCCAGAGCGTCTGCCAGGCGGCCGCGGATCCCAGCGGCCGGGAAGTCGAGTTCCCCTGCTTCCAGTTCCAGCAGGCCGATGCCCGCTACTACGGGTTAGAGGCGGACGCGTCGGTGCGGCTGGCCCGTATCGGCGGCTATGCCGTGAACCTCGACCTGCTCGGCGACTATGTTCACGCCAATGTCGTCGATCGGGGGCCGGTGCCGCGCATTCCGCCGCTTCGCCTGCTGGGCGGGCTCGAGCTGCAGTCCGACAGGCTCACCGCGCGCGCGGAGGTCGAGCATGTGTTCGAACAGGACCGCATCGCCGCGTTCGAAACACCGACCAGCGACTATACGCTGGTCAACGCATCGATCGCGTTCAGGCCGTGGGGCAAGGACAGCAAGACGAGCATCCTGCTCAGCGCCAACAACATCTTCGATGTCGAGGCGCGCCGTCACACGAGCTTCCTCAAGGACTTCGCGCCGCTCGCCGGGCGCGATTTCCGCGCGAGCCTGCGCATCGGCTTCTAG
- a CDS encoding glycoside hydrolase family 3 protein, with protein MTKLTRGAVAGLMLALSGAAPPELAAYRDLNRNGVMDPYENPALPVDARVDDLLARMTPEEKAGQLLHGTLPGHGSAIGASTSGYDLDKARAMIADQHVSSFITRLVMPPAQFAEQNNAVQKLAEATRLGIPATISTDPRHHFHATAGASTHGGGFSQWPETLAFAAIGDPALVRRFGEAARREYRAVGIHMALSPQADIGSEPRWPRITATFGSDPATVSRLAGAYVEGFQGGPSGVTRDGVATVVKHWVGYGAAPEGHDGHNFYGRAVSMTDAEFEKHVAAFDGAFAVRSAGVMPTYVIVRGPRLKGAALEPVGAGFSKQLLNDLLRREKGYGGLIISDWAITRDCDAACTAPDASNPQLPGSIGMPWGVEHLSVTERFAKGLEAGLDQFGGVDDPAPILAVMREGKVDAARIDASVRRILRLKFELGLFENPFVDPARAEAVLGDPGVRAQADAAQRAGQVLLRNQGALLPLRRGARLWLHGVDADAARAAGFQVVGKPEEADAALVRTATPFETLHPHHFFGSRQHEGRLDFRPDDADTKTIAAAARHVPVIVAVEMDRPAILTALLPHSRALLVTFGASDAALLDVVQGVAKPRGKLPFDLPRSMEDVGKHRGGDDCCAQFRRGEGLQL; from the coding sequence ATGACGAAGCTGACGAGAGGTGCAGTAGCAGGCCTGATGCTGGCCCTGTCGGGCGCTGCGCCCCCGGAACTGGCGGCCTATCGCGATCTCAATCGCAACGGGGTGATGGACCCGTATGAGAATCCCGCGCTGCCCGTCGATGCGCGGGTGGACGACCTGCTCGCGCGGATGACGCCGGAGGAGAAGGCCGGGCAACTGCTGCACGGCACGCTGCCCGGGCACGGATCGGCGATCGGGGCTTCGACGAGCGGCTACGACCTTGACAAGGCGAGGGCGATGATCGCCGACCAGCATGTCTCCAGCTTCATCACCCGGCTGGTCATGCCGCCGGCGCAGTTCGCCGAACAGAACAATGCGGTGCAAAAGCTCGCCGAGGCGACGCGCCTTGGCATTCCGGCGACGATCAGCACCGACCCGCGCCATCATTTCCATGCGACGGCTGGGGCGAGCACCCATGGCGGCGGCTTCTCGCAATGGCCCGAGACGCTGGCGTTCGCGGCGATCGGCGATCCGGCGCTGGTGCGCCGGTTCGGCGAGGCGGCGCGGCGCGAATATCGCGCGGTGGGTATCCATATGGCGCTGTCGCCCCAAGCCGATATCGGATCGGAGCCGCGCTGGCCGCGCATCACCGCGACCTTCGGATCGGATCCGGCGACCGTCTCGCGGCTCGCCGGTGCCTATGTCGAGGGGTTCCAGGGCGGGCCGTCCGGCGTCACGCGCGATGGCGTCGCGACCGTGGTCAAGCACTGGGTCGGCTATGGCGCGGCGCCCGAAGGTCATGACGGTCACAATTTCTATGGCCGTGCCGTCAGCATGACGGATGCCGAGTTCGAGAAGCATGTTGCGGCGTTCGACGGGGCCTTTGCAGTCCGATCCGCGGGGGTGATGCCGACCTATGTCATCGTGCGCGGACCCAGGCTGAAGGGCGCGGCACTCGAGCCGGTCGGGGCGGGCTTCAGCAAGCAGCTGCTGAACGACCTATTGCGGCGCGAAAAGGGATATGGCGGCCTGATCATCTCCGACTGGGCGATCACGCGCGATTGCGATGCGGCCTGCACCGCTCCCGACGCGAGCAATCCGCAGCTTCCGGGCTCGATCGGAATGCCGTGGGGCGTCGAACATCTGAGCGTGACGGAACGCTTCGCCAAGGGACTCGAGGCCGGTCTCGACCAGTTCGGCGGAGTCGATGATCCAGCACCGATCCTGGCCGTGATGCGCGAGGGGAAGGTCGATGCGGCCCGGATCGACGCATCGGTGCGGCGCATCCTGCGGCTCAAGTTCGAACTCGGCCTGTTCGAGAATCCGTTCGTCGATCCCGCAAGGGCCGAGGCGGTGCTCGGCGATCCCGGCGTGCGTGCGCAGGCGGATGCTGCCCAGCGTGCAGGGCAAGTGCTGCTGCGAAATCAGGGCGCGCTGCTGCCGCTTCGCCGCGGCGCCAGGCTCTGGCTCCACGGCGTGGATGCCGATGCGGCACGCGCGGCCGGGTTCCAGGTCGTGGGCAAACCGGAAGAGGCCGACGCCGCGCTGGTGCGGACGGCGACGCCGTTCGAGACGCTGCATCCGCATCATTTCTTCGGATCCCGCCAGCATGAGGGCCGGCTGGATTTCCGGCCCGACGACGCGGACACGAAGACGATCGCCGCCGCGGCACGTCATGTCCCGGTGATCGTCGCGGTCGAAATGGACCGGCCGGCGATCCTGACCGCGCTGCTCCCGCATAGCCGAGCCCTGCTGGTTACATTCGGCGCGAGTGACGCTGCATTGCTCGACGTCGTGCAAGGCGTTGCCAAACCCCGCGGCAAGCTGCCGTTCGACTTGCCCCGATCCATGGAAGATGTGGGTAAGCATCGAGGCGGCGATGATTGTTGCGCCCAATTCCGTCGAGGCGAGGGGCTGCAACTATAG
- a CDS encoding TonB-dependent receptor, which yields MNRSVQFHVVASAFALAVSLAVPAHAQEGPAEPQAEAPAPEDTGEIIVTAQKRAERLLDVPLAVTAVTGDALADRQISDTNSLVQAVPSLSFQQGANPTNTSFRIRGIGTSLFGQGTESSVSTVVDGVVAVRQAQGFSDLADIERVEILRGPQGTLFGKNASAGVISVTTARPARDLTASGDFTIAEHGEYRARGTVSGPLSSTLRARVTGYYNDVRGITRNIGTNRWVNGSSGWGVRGKLEWDATETLNFLLSAEYRKTDAVCCGSTMVSIVNPVLQSLVGPIQASRSNRTINEDSDTYANTSQQTYSLQADWDLGAATITSITAFQKYHLDVNQPIDRINAPVPVFAGAGAAYSWWNQNHGVADIQGLSQELRIANNGSNAFNYVAGVFYMHSYIERPFDRRRARCTAGVIGQPCAAANIIYQSSASEIRLSQDSIAAFGQFDYNIAGGLKVIGGLRVQHEKGFNRGFRIAPIQTGDVIFPANPPVSGQFRASDTAVTGKAGLQYEFNRNAQAYATYTRGYKGLGYEMEISADLANQKALEPEWVNAYELGFKGRTSDGSFSISAAAFLADYTNLQVQANRSDPVTGVVQFVSTNAGKSQTKGFEIEATMRPTDGFTVNAAVTYAKSTIDIDGLNCPLQLQAAAPVMTGTPINVCYRTAAGATPQQNLRGKPLAASPEWRVSVSPRYETDISSSLGAFGQFSINYTSAQQFAVEQDPLLWQPAYVLVDASIGIKTIDDRYSLTLFVKNLFDENYLTSIGHNSLLATAANPYDLVGTYNKDSSRYFGATFGVKF from the coding sequence ATGAATCGTTCAGTCCAGTTCCATGTCGTTGCGTCCGCCTTTGCGCTCGCTGTCTCGCTGGCGGTGCCTGCACATGCGCAGGAGGGCCCTGCGGAGCCGCAGGCCGAGGCGCCTGCTCCCGAGGATACCGGCGAGATCATCGTGACCGCGCAGAAGCGCGCCGAGCGCCTGCTCGACGTGCCGCTGGCGGTGACCGCGGTTACCGGCGACGCGCTTGCCGACCGTCAGATTTCGGATACGAACTCGCTGGTCCAGGCGGTGCCGTCATTGAGCTTCCAGCAGGGCGCCAACCCGACCAACACCAGCTTCCGCATCCGCGGGATCGGTACTTCGCTGTTTGGCCAGGGAACCGAATCCTCGGTCTCCACCGTGGTCGACGGCGTCGTCGCCGTGCGTCAGGCGCAGGGTTTCTCCGACCTTGCCGATATCGAGCGGGTCGAGATCCTGCGCGGACCGCAGGGGACGCTGTTCGGCAAGAACGCATCGGCCGGCGTGATCAGCGTGACCACCGCGCGGCCCGCGCGCGACCTCACCGCCAGCGGCGACTTCACGATCGCCGAGCATGGCGAGTACCGCGCACGCGGCACCGTCTCGGGCCCGTTGTCGAGCACGCTGCGAGCGCGCGTCACCGGCTACTACAATGACGTGCGCGGCATCACCCGCAACATCGGGACCAATCGCTGGGTCAACGGATCGAGCGGCTGGGGCGTGCGCGGCAAGCTCGAATGGGACGCGACCGAGACGCTCAACTTCCTGCTGAGCGCCGAATACCGCAAGACGGATGCGGTATGCTGCGGATCGACGATGGTCAGCATCGTCAATCCGGTGCTCCAGAGCCTTGTCGGCCCGATCCAGGCGTCGCGCAGCAACCGTACGATCAACGAGGACAGCGACACCTACGCCAACACCAGCCAGCAGACCTATTCGCTTCAGGCCGACTGGGATCTGGGCGCGGCGACCATCACCTCGATCACCGCGTTCCAGAAATACCATCTGGACGTCAACCAGCCGATCGACCGGATCAACGCGCCGGTGCCGGTGTTCGCCGGAGCGGGAGCGGCCTATTCCTGGTGGAACCAGAACCACGGCGTCGCCGACATCCAGGGGCTGAGCCAGGAACTGCGCATCGCGAACAACGGCAGCAACGCATTCAACTATGTCGCCGGCGTGTTCTACATGCACAGCTATATCGAGCGGCCGTTCGACCGCCGCCGCGCGCGCTGCACCGCAGGCGTGATCGGCCAGCCCTGTGCCGCCGCCAACATCATCTACCAGTCGTCGGCGAGCGAGATCCGTCTGTCGCAGGACAGCATCGCCGCTTTCGGCCAGTTCGACTACAATATCGCCGGTGGCCTCAAGGTGATCGGCGGTCTCCGCGTCCAGCATGAGAAGGGCTTCAACCGCGGCTTCCGCATTGCCCCGATCCAGACCGGGGACGTGATCTTCCCGGCCAATCCTCCGGTCAGCGGCCAGTTCCGCGCCAGCGACACCGCGGTGACCGGCAAGGCGGGCCTGCAATATGAGTTCAACCGCAACGCACAGGCCTATGCGACCTATACGCGCGGCTACAAGGGCCTGGGCTACGAGATGGAAATCTCGGCCGATCTCGCCAACCAGAAGGCGCTCGAGCCCGAATGGGTGAACGCCTACGAGCTTGGCTTCAAGGGCCGCACCTCGGATGGTTCGTTCAGCATTTCCGCTGCCGCCTTCCTGGCCGATTACACCAACCTTCAGGTCCAGGCGAACCGCTCGGATCCGGTGACGGGCGTCGTGCAGTTCGTCTCGACCAATGCCGGCAAGTCGCAGACGAAGGGCTTCGAAATCGAGGCGACAATGCGCCCGACCGACGGCTTCACCGTGAACGCCGCGGTGACCTATGCCAAATCGACGATCGACATCGACGGCCTGAACTGCCCGCTTCAGCTGCAGGCAGCCGCGCCGGTGATGACCGGGACGCCGATCAACGTCTGCTATCGCACTGCAGCCGGCGCAACGCCGCAGCAGAACCTGCGCGGCAAGCCGCTCGCCGCCAGCCCCGAATGGCGCGTCAGCGTTTCGCCGCGCTACGAGACGGACATCAGCTCCAGCCTGGGCGCCTTCGGCCAGTTCTCGATCAACTATACGAGCGCGCAGCAGTTCGCGGTGGAGCAGGATCCGCTGCTCTGGCAGCCCGCCTATGTGCTGGTCGATGCCAGCATCGGCATCAAGACGATCGACGACCGCTACAGCCTGACCCTGTTCGTCAAGAACCTGTTCGACGAGAATTATCTGACGAGCATCGGTCACAACTCGCTGCTGGCGACCGCCGCCAACCCGTACGATCTCGTCGGAACCTACAACAAGGACTCGAGCCGATACTTCGGCGCGACCTTTGGCGTGAAGTTCTGA